In Paenibacillus kyungheensis, the following are encoded in one genomic region:
- a CDS encoding NAD(P)-dependent oxidoreductase yields the protein MKVTVIGATGATGKKVVERLLQLNHEVNAVSRRPQVHTSTEQLHIYQGDVLDTSTMIKAMIGTDVVISCIGPTKTFSSGHIMSKGALNVIAANFSPGTVMSEGMPNILSACQQAGVGRVVMQSGINLSDGKEFSAFNRVAVRTMRFIFSKAIKDKAIAEYAVIASNLDWVIVRPSVLSHTADSVQYTAGPLARIEPLHPLSFVDCADSLVRAATSEPSWIKKIINVGKS from the coding sequence ATGAAAGTTACTGTTATTGGAGCTACAGGAGCCACAGGTAAGAAAGTAGTGGAGCGTTTACTTCAATTAAATCATGAAGTTAATGCTGTATCTCGTCGACCTCAAGTTCATACATCGACTGAGCAACTGCATATTTATCAGGGAGACGTATTGGATACATCCACTATGATTAAAGCTATGATAGGTACAGACGTGGTTATCAGTTGTATAGGACCAACCAAAACATTTTCATCAGGTCATATCATGTCAAAAGGAGCTTTGAATGTTATTGCAGCCAATTTCTCACCGGGAACTGTGATGTCAGAAGGGATGCCGAATATTTTATCAGCTTGTCAGCAAGCAGGAGTTGGGCGTGTGGTGATGCAGAGTGGCATTAATTTGAGTGATGGAAAAGAATTTTCTGCTTTTAATCGGGTTGCAGTACGTACGATGCGATTTATTTTCTCTAAAGCGATCAAAGATAAAGCAATCGCTGAGTATGCAGTGATCGCAAGTAACTTGGATTGGGTGATTGTACGTCCTTCTGTGCTTAGTCATACCGCTGACTCTGTCCAATATACAGCAGGGCCTTTAGCCCGGATTGAGCCACTTCATCCTCTATCATTTGTAGACTGTGCAGACTCTTTGGTTCGAGCAGCAACAAGTGAACCATCATGGATCAAAAAGATTATTAATGTCGGAAAATCATAA
- a CDS encoding SDR family NAD(P)-dependent oxidoreductase, with translation MTKTALVTGANKGIGFEIAKHLLQAGYHVLVGARDQERGEVAVNTLKAFGYAELLLIDVADLQSIDQAVNHIKQNYTDLSLLVNNAGIPGDMHKVGWEFDVEELVATHQVDFIGPFALSKGLLPLLIANKGIIQNISIPIEPLSFFNAFAYQTAKAPLNVMTKSWGMSFEKENIPVEIFAVMPGAVSTDLNGNMTGDFVKTTAQAAEIIVSYILDDQNHNGQVINYDGTLSVY, from the coding sequence ATGACAAAAACAGCATTAGTGACAGGAGCAAATAAAGGTATTGGATTTGAAATTGCCAAGCATCTATTGCAAGCAGGATATCATGTATTAGTAGGAGCACGTGATCAAGAACGTGGAGAAGTAGCCGTAAATACACTTAAAGCATTTGGTTATGCAGAGTTACTATTAATCGACGTAGCTGATCTACAAAGTATTGATCAAGCGGTCAATCATATCAAGCAAAACTATACTGATTTGAGTCTATTGGTAAATAATGCAGGTATTCCTGGAGATATGCATAAAGTAGGCTGGGAATTTGATGTAGAAGAGTTAGTAGCCACTCACCAAGTCGACTTTATTGGCCCATTCGCTCTTTCCAAGGGATTGTTACCGCTATTGATTGCGAATAAAGGCATAATTCAAAATATCAGCATACCGATTGAACCACTATCATTTTTTAATGCTTTTGCTTATCAGACTGCAAAAGCTCCTTTGAACGTTATGACCAAGTCATGGGGAATGAGCTTTGAAAAAGAAAATATACCGGTTGAAATTTTTGCAGTTATGCCAGGAGCTGTCTCTACTGATCTGAATGGAAATATGACAGGAGACTTTGTAAAAACTACTGCGCAAGCTGCTGAAATTATTGTAAGTTATATACTAGATGATCAGAATCACAATGGACAGGTGATCAATTACGACGGTACTCTGTCTGTATATTAA